The following DNA comes from Nitrogeniibacter aestuarii.
TCGTTCGTCGCCGTCGTCGTTGCGTCCAGTGCGACAAGCGTTTTACCACCTACGAGCGCATCGACCTCAAGATGCCGCACATCGTCAAGCGCAACGGCACCCGGGTCGAATTCGATCGCAACAAGCTCAACGCCAGCATGACCCTGGCCCTGCGCAAGCGCTCGGTGCCGCTTGAAGATATCGAGGCGGCGGCGGCTCGCATCGAAGGCAAGCTGCTGGCCATGGGCGAGCGCGAGATTCCGTCCGAAGCCGTGGGCGAACTGGTGATGCGCGAGCTCAAGAAACTCGACAAGGTCGCATACGTGCGTTACGCCTCGGTTTATCGCAATTTCGAAGACGTGGACAAATTCTCCGAAGCCATTCGCGAAGTCTCGCGGACGCGTCGCACCAAGCAATCCAGCTAAGGGCGCTCCATTGGCCCCGAACTCCCCGGCTTCGTTTTCCGCCACCGATCACCGTCTCATGGCGCGCGCCCTCCAGCTGGCCGAACGCGGCTTGACGACGACCACCCCCAATCCGCGCGTCGGCTGCGTGATCGCCCATGGTGAGAGCATCGTTGGCGAAGGCTGGCATCAGCGCGCGGGCGAGCCCCATGCCGAAGTGATTGCCCTGCGCCAGGCCGGTGATCGTGCGCGCGGCGCCACCGCTTACGTCACCCTCGAACCCTGCGCTCACCACGGTCGCACGCCCCCCTGTGCCGATGCACTCGTGGCCGCCGGTGTGGCCCGTGTGGTTTCTGCCCTGAGCGATCCGAACCCGAAGGTCTCCGGACGCGGTACCCAGCGCATCCGCGACGCCGGCATCATTGCCGACGAAGGGCTGATGCGCGCCGAGGCCGAATCACTGAACATCGGCTTCATCTCCCGGATGACCCGAGGGCGTCCCTGGGTGCGCCTTAAAGTAGCCACCACCCTTGACGGCAAGACCGCGCTCAACAATGGCGTCAGCCAATGGATTACCGGCCCTCAGGCGCGCGCCGACGGACATGCCTGGCGCGCTCGTGCATGCGCGGTGCTCACCGGATTCGGCACGGTGCGCGAAGACAACCCGCAATTGAACGTACGGGCAGTACCTTGCGAGCGCCAGCCCCTCAAGGTAGTGGTCGACTCACGTCTCGAGACCCCACTCGATGCGCGATTGTTCGACGGCTCTCCGGTGCTGATCGCCGCCGCCATCGATGATGCGGACAAGATATCTGCGCTGGCCGGCAAGAACGCGGAAGTCGTCCTCTTGCCCAACACCCACGGAAAAGTCGAGCTGGCGGATCTGTTTCAGGAACTGGGACGGCGCGGCATCAACGAAGTCCACGTCGAGGCCGGATTCAAACTCAACGGATCCCTCCTGCGCGAGGATTGCGTGGATGAGTTGCTGATCTACCAGGCCCCCATGCTCGTGGGCGACGCCGCCCAGGGGGCGTTCAACCTCGAGGAACTGGTATCACTGGACGGAGCAAAGCGGCTGGAAGTGTTCGATCGCCGCATTCTCGGCGACGATCTGCGCATTCGCGCGCGAATCAGCCGCGACTGAAAAAATCAGACGTTAACGCCGCAAACGGCACAGGACGGGTCCTTTGCGAGCCCGATACTGCGCCAATCCATGTTGAGGCCATCAAGCAGGAGCAGACGCCCTGCGAGCGACGTACCGCATCCGGCCAGCAACTTGAGCGCCTCGGCCGCCTGACTGGCACCAATGATGCCGGTAATGGGCGCGAAGACCCCCATGGTGGCACAGCGGACCGTCTCAACGTCCTCAGCTTCGGGGAACAGGCAGTGATAGCACGGCCCCTCACCTTCCCGAAGATCAAAGACATAGAGTTGGCCGTCAAAACGGATGGCAGCGCCTGACACAAGCGGCTTGCGATGTTTGAAACAGGCGCGATTGACTGCGTGCCGGGTCTCGAAATTGTCGCAACAGTCGAGCACCACATCGGCCAGCGCCACCTGTTCCTCCAGAGCCTCGCCCTTGAGCCGGGTCTTGAGCGGCACCACCTCCACTTCGGGATTGATGCGTGCGAGCGTCGCCTTGCCCGACATTACCTTGGCCTGCCCCACGCTCTCGTGCGTGTGCAGAATCTGGCGCTGGAGGTTGGTCAGATCGACGTCGTCATCGTCGGCCAGGACAAGCGTCCCGACACCTGCCGACGCCAGATACATTGCCGCCGGCGATCCAAGGCCACCGGCACCGATCACCAGCACGCGCGCATCCACGATGTGCTGCTGCCCCTCGACGTCGATTTCGGGCAGCAGGATATGGCGGCTGTAACGCAGCAGTTGATCGTCGTTCATCAGGATGAGAGCTCTGGCGTGGGCTTACTTGTAGTCGCGCAGTTCCAGCGGTGTGTCGTCGTGATCACCGTGCGGGTGCTGGTCATAGACCTTGATATACACCTCGTTAGACTGCTTGATGAGTCGCTCGGGGGACGCGATGTTGTGCCGCTGGGTCTCTTCGGTAAAGTACACCAGCGCTCTCACGAGCTTGGTATAGAGCGTGTTATCGAGGTGAAAGCCGGCATCGCGCAGCGCAGCTTCGAGCATTTCAAGCGAGAAATCGAGCACCGAATACTCGACTTCAAGCGTCCGCTCTTTGACTTCCGACAACCGGACCTTGAGGCCCTTCAGGCGCTGGAGCGCGGTCAGGGCCTTTTCGGTCTGCTCAGGCGGGAGTGGCCGAAAGGATATTTCGCGCCGTTTGACGAGCCCGGTGGCAGCGACACGGGCATCGTGTCGGCGGCCGGCCAGCTTGTAGGCAGTCTCTCGGCGCATAGTATCCCCTGAACAGTCGTGGTTATTCCTTGACTGTATTCTGGACGATCGGCTCGCCCTTGAGAAGCTTCAATGCCTGCTGGAACTGGAAATCCTCGGCGCTGGCGGGCTCAATGCGCTTGAAGGGCTTT
Coding sequences within:
- the ribD gene encoding bifunctional diaminohydroxyphosphoribosylaminopyrimidine deaminase/5-amino-6-(5-phosphoribosylamino)uracil reductase RibD; the protein is MAPNSPASFSATDHRLMARALQLAERGLTTTTPNPRVGCVIAHGESIVGEGWHQRAGEPHAEVIALRQAGDRARGATAYVTLEPCAHHGRTPPCADALVAAGVARVVSALSDPNPKVSGRGTQRIRDAGIIADEGLMRAEAESLNIGFISRMTRGRPWVRLKVATTLDGKTALNNGVSQWITGPQARADGHAWRARACAVLTGFGTVREDNPQLNVRAVPCERQPLKVVVDSRLETPLDARLFDGSPVLIAAAIDDADKISALAGKNAEVVLLPNTHGKVELADLFQELGRRGINEVHVEAGFKLNGSLLREDCVDELLIYQAPMLVGDAAQGAFNLEELVSLDGAKRLEVFDRRILGDDLRIRARISRD
- the nrdR gene encoding transcriptional regulator NrdR, producing the protein MKCPFCGDPSTQVTDTRENEDGDIVRRRRRCVQCDKRFTTYERIDLKMPHIVKRNGTRVEFDRNKLNASMTLALRKRSVPLEDIEAAAARIEGKLLAMGEREIPSEAVGELVMRELKKLDKVAYVRYASVYRNFEDVDKFSEAIREVSRTRRTKQSS
- a CDS encoding HesA/MoeB/ThiF family protein encodes the protein MNDDQLLRYSRHILLPEIDVEGQQHIVDARVLVIGAGGLGSPAAMYLASAGVGTLVLADDDDVDLTNLQRQILHTHESVGQAKVMSGKATLARINPEVEVVPLKTRLKGEALEEQVALADVVLDCCDNFETRHAVNRACFKHRKPLVSGAAIRFDGQLYVFDLREGEGPCYHCLFPEAEDVETVRCATMGVFAPITGIIGASQAAEALKLLAGCGTSLAGRLLLLDGLNMDWRSIGLAKDPSCAVCGVNV